The following proteins are encoded in a genomic region of Pseudomonas saponiphila:
- a CDS encoding LuxR C-terminal-related transcriptional regulator: MTELSSLQRSASAVIPALEGRFYRPPLPDGYVQRPRLCERLSAGLKGRLLLVSAPAGFGKSSLAVEFCQGLPGNWQSLWLGLSRRDSDPGRFLERLLAGLQQYFPQLGRQSLGLLKMRQRHQPFAFEEWLDGLLDELAQHLSGSTPLLLVLDDYHLAQGPVLDRCLQFFLNHLPDGLVVLVTSRQRPDWHLARLRLSRQLLELNEQDLRLTHDESLSLLDRHCSALRGEALESLIQRSEGWVAGLRFWMLAASEAGAPGSLPQGLHGGEGLIRDYLLEEVLDCLPAEVQAFLYDTAPQERFCAELCDALREAHDSAEILGFLQAHQVFLVPLDEHGHWYRYHHLFSDLLRTRPTANALVPAASLHLRACRWFNAQGLLDEAVEQALRAGHLDVAANLVQNLSEEQLLAEQNVGMLLRWKMDLPDSLLISTPRLIVLYSWALGLACQLDAAQELAEHLSRFLPAPSATAQKSMLAQWLALSGIIARGRGQRERTLAYCSEALESLPHKRYGQRLMCLSTLSNLAITDADLWRARSLNRESLELAQRVGNPLFEALAHYDRARVLQARGEVFRALEEVYQGLRRLQGLSAQRLYAVRARLTLYEGYLLTLRAQSETGLLRLQAGLVEARACRDISVLIGHCVIAKQEGLRGEFARAFAELAEAERLMHIWDVPPIYYLAMITLVKCELWLAQGRTDLAEAWLGRLGQTYTGEQAAAPPEFHPQLPLHIELQQARLDTIKGDAARAEQRLRRLDEHGRQSGRQLLSVMALTQKAQLLLALGRGPEARQDLLQALEAAVGGALQPFEGLIAQHPGWMREQLQQGLPTALTQALLERLPATPRELHEAAAPSETLSSRELSVLQLIAQGCSNQEISERLFISLHTVKTHASHINSKLGVERRTQAVARAQELGLLG; the protein is encoded by the coding sequence ATGACTGAGCTGTCCTCCCTTCAACGGTCTGCCAGCGCGGTGATTCCCGCGTTGGAAGGGCGTTTCTATCGGCCCCCTCTGCCCGACGGATACGTGCAGCGGCCGCGTCTTTGCGAACGCTTGAGCGCCGGGTTGAAGGGCAGGCTGTTGCTGGTCAGCGCGCCGGCCGGATTCGGCAAGAGCTCGCTGGCGGTGGAGTTCTGCCAGGGCTTGCCGGGAAACTGGCAGAGCCTGTGGCTGGGGTTGAGCCGTCGGGACAGCGATCCCGGACGCTTCCTCGAGCGTCTGCTGGCAGGCTTGCAGCAGTACTTTCCCCAACTGGGCCGGCAGTCTCTCGGGCTGTTGAAAATGCGCCAGCGCCATCAACCCTTCGCCTTTGAAGAGTGGCTCGACGGCCTGCTGGACGAGTTGGCGCAGCACCTGTCCGGCAGTACACCGCTGCTGCTGGTGCTGGATGACTATCACCTGGCCCAGGGCCCGGTGCTGGATCGCTGCCTGCAGTTCTTCCTCAATCACCTGCCCGATGGCCTGGTGGTGCTGGTCACCAGTCGCCAGCGCCCGGACTGGCATCTGGCGCGGCTGCGGTTGTCGCGACAGTTGCTGGAACTCAATGAACAGGACCTGCGCCTGACCCATGACGAGTCCCTGAGTCTGCTGGATCGCCACTGCAGCGCCTTGCGTGGCGAGGCTCTGGAAAGCCTGATTCAGCGCAGCGAGGGCTGGGTAGCGGGGTTGCGTTTCTGGATGCTGGCGGCCTCCGAGGCGGGGGCGCCGGGCAGCTTGCCCCAGGGGCTGCATGGGGGCGAAGGGCTGATCCGCGACTACCTGCTGGAGGAGGTCCTCGACTGTCTGCCCGCCGAAGTCCAGGCGTTCCTCTATGACACGGCGCCCCAGGAGCGTTTTTGCGCCGAGCTCTGCGATGCCCTGCGCGAGGCCCATGACAGTGCCGAAATCCTCGGGTTTCTGCAGGCCCATCAGGTGTTCCTGGTGCCGCTGGACGAACACGGGCACTGGTATCGCTATCACCACCTGTTTTCCGATCTGTTGCGCACCCGACCCACGGCCAATGCCCTGGTGCCGGCCGCCAGTCTGCATCTGCGCGCCTGTCGCTGGTTCAATGCCCAAGGGTTGCTGGATGAGGCGGTGGAACAGGCTTTGCGTGCCGGGCACCTGGATGTGGCGGCCAACCTGGTGCAGAACCTGTCGGAGGAGCAACTGCTGGCGGAGCAGAATGTCGGCATGCTGCTGCGCTGGAAGATGGACCTGCCCGACAGCCTGTTGATCAGCACTCCGCGCCTGATCGTGCTTTACAGCTGGGCCCTGGGCCTGGCCTGCCAGCTGGATGCCGCGCAAGAGTTGGCCGAGCACTTGAGTCGTTTCTTGCCGGCGCCCTCGGCCACCGCGCAGAAGTCGATGCTGGCGCAATGGCTGGCCCTGAGCGGAATCATCGCCCGTGGTCGCGGGCAGCGCGAAAGAACCCTGGCCTATTGCAGCGAAGCCCTGGAAAGCCTGCCGCACAAGCGCTACGGCCAGCGCCTGATGTGCCTGTCGACCCTGTCCAACCTGGCGATTACCGATGCCGACCTGTGGCGCGCCCGCAGTCTCAATCGCGAATCCCTGGAGCTGGCGCAGCGAGTTGGCAATCCGCTGTTCGAGGCCCTGGCCCATTACGATCGGGCCCGGGTCCTGCAGGCGCGGGGCGAGGTGTTCAGAGCGCTGGAGGAGGTGTACCAGGGGTTGCGACGGCTGCAGGGGCTGTCGGCTCAACGGCTGTACGCGGTGCGGGCCCGGCTGACTCTGTATGAAGGCTATCTGCTGACGCTGCGGGCCCAGTCTGAAACCGGTCTGCTGCGTCTGCAGGCCGGGCTGGTGGAGGCCCGGGCCTGTCGCGATATCAGCGTGTTGATCGGCCACTGCGTGATCGCCAAGCAGGAGGGCCTGCGAGGCGAGTTTGCCCGGGCCTTTGCCGAACTCGCCGAAGCCGAGCGCCTGATGCACATCTGGGACGTGCCGCCGATCTACTACCTGGCAATGATCACCCTGGTGAAATGCGAGCTGTGGCTGGCTCAGGGGCGCACCGACCTGGCCGAGGCCTGGCTTGGCCGCCTGGGCCAGACCTACACCGGCGAGCAGGCGGCGGCACCGCCGGAGTTCCATCCGCAACTGCCGTTGCATATCGAGCTGCAGCAGGCCCGGCTGGACACCATCAAGGGCGACGCTGCCAGGGCCGAGCAGCGTTTGCGGCGGTTGGACGAGCATGGCCGGCAGAGCGGCCGGCAACTGTTGAGCGTGATGGCCCTGACCCAGAAGGCTCAGTTATTGCTGGCGCTCGGGCGAGGCCCCGAGGCCCGCCAGGATTTGCTCCAGGCCCTGGAAGCCGCGGTGGGGGGCGCGTTGCAGCCTTTCGAGGGACTGATCGCGCAACATCCCGGCTGGATGCGCGAGCAGTTGCAGCAGGGCTTGCCGACCGCCTTGACCCAGGCGCTGCTGGAACGCTTGCCCGCCACTCCCCGGGAACTTCACGAAGCGGCGGCCCCCAGCGAAACCTTGAGCTCCAGGGAGTTATCGGTGCTGCAACTGATCGCTCAGGGCTGTTCCAATCAGGAGATCAGTGAGCGGCTGTTCATCTCCCTGCATACGGTCAAGACCCATGCCAGCCATATCAACAGCAAACTGGGAGTGGAACGCCGTACCCAGGCAGTGGCCCGGGCCCAGGAATTGGGGCTGCTGGGCTAG
- a CDS encoding DUF1329 domain-containing protein: MKITKSLLHVGVLGLSLLATGVMAAVSADEAAKLGTSLTPMGAEMAGNAAGTIPAWKPLATNAGAVDSKGFLSNPFGSEQPLFTITAQNVEQYKDKLAPGQYAMFKRYPETFKMPVYPSHRGATVPADVFAAIKRNATKTNLVSGGNGLENFETAIPFPIPKSGVEVIWNHITRYRGGSVTRLVTQATPQANGSYSLVYFQDQFVFRDKMKDYDPKNPGNILFYFKQKVTAPARLAGGVLLVHETLDQVKEPRSAWVYNAGQRRVRRAPQVSYDGPGTAADGLRTSDNLDMYNGAPDRYDWKLEGKKEMYIASDSYKLDSPSLKYADIIKAGHINQDLARYELRRVWHVVATLKEGQRHIYAKRDFYIDEDTWQAAVIDHYDGRGQLWRVAEAHAENYYDKQVPWYALETLYDLQSGRYLALGMKNEEKQAYDFGFTATTSDFTPAALRQDGVR, encoded by the coding sequence ATGAAAATCACCAAGAGTCTGTTGCACGTCGGTGTGCTGGGACTGTCACTGCTGGCCACCGGGGTCATGGCCGCGGTTTCGGCCGATGAAGCGGCCAAGCTGGGCACCAGCCTGACGCCGATGGGCGCGGAAATGGCCGGCAACGCCGCCGGCACCATTCCGGCCTGGAAGCCGCTGGCGACCAACGCCGGCGCGGTGGACAGCAAGGGTTTCCTGTCCAACCCCTTCGGCAGCGAGCAACCGCTGTTCACCATCACCGCGCAGAACGTCGAGCAGTACAAGGACAAGCTGGCGCCGGGGCAGTACGCGATGTTCAAACGCTACCCGGAAACCTTCAAGATGCCGGTCTATCCATCCCATCGCGGGGCCACGGTGCCGGCTGACGTGTTCGCCGCGATCAAGCGCAACGCCACCAAAACCAACCTGGTGTCCGGCGGCAACGGCCTGGAGAACTTCGAAACCGCGATCCCGTTCCCGATCCCGAAAAGCGGTGTGGAAGTGATCTGGAACCACATCACCCGCTATCGCGGTGGCAGCGTGACCCGCCTGGTGACCCAGGCCACGCCGCAGGCCAACGGCTCCTACAGCCTGGTGTACTTCCAGGACCAGTTCGTGTTCCGCGACAAGATGAAGGACTACGACCCGAAGAACCCGGGCAACATCCTGTTCTACTTCAAGCAGAAAGTGACCGCCCCGGCGCGTCTGGCCGGTGGTGTGCTGCTGGTTCACGAAACCCTCGACCAGGTGAAGGAACCGCGTTCGGCCTGGGTCTACAACGCCGGCCAGCGGCGTGTGCGCCGTGCTCCGCAAGTCTCCTATGACGGCCCGGGTACCGCGGCCGACGGCCTGCGTACCTCCGACAACCTGGACATGTACAACGGCGCTCCGGATCGCTACGACTGGAAACTGGAAGGCAAGAAGGAGATGTACATCGCCTCCGACAGCTACAAGCTCGATTCGCCGAGCCTGAAGTACGCCGACATCATCAAGGCCGGGCACATCAACCAGGATCTGGCCCGCTACGAGCTGCGTCGGGTCTGGCATGTGGTCGCGACCCTGAAGGAAGGCCAGCGCCACATCTACGCCAAGCGTGACTTCTATATCGACGAGGACACCTGGCAGGCGGCGGTGATCGACCATTACGACGGTCGTGGCCAACTGTGGCGCGTGGCCGAGGCCCATGCCGAGAACTACTACGACAAGCAAGTGCCGTGGTACGCCCTGGAAACCCTCTACGACTTGCAGTCCGGTCGCTACCTGGCGCTGGGCATGAAGAACGAAGAGAAGCAGGCATACGACTTCGGCTTCACCGCTACCACCAGCGATTTCACCCCAGCCGCCCTGCGTCAGGACGGGGTTCGCTGA